In a genomic window of Deinococcus aquiradiocola:
- a CDS encoding TVP38/TMEM64 family protein: protein MTHIGPPRAAPTSSSRLYLRLAVAACLLALLVAAALQPSVQRFVMQGAAALLSHDPVVTHRWVTQFGQWGPAVLTASFVVQAVLPVLPALVLVLVTLLAYGPLWGFVIVYLGTLLGAAAGYGLGYAVGDPLIRTLAGRRNRDRAHAFAHAQGVRGVLLVRLMPVLSSDVMNLVAGATRMPFLPFMLATAGGALPVTLIITWLAHVTRGAPGRLALGLGVLSLAVGAAALLRFLLRRRALPSGGTVTKT, encoded by the coding sequence GTGACCCACATCGGCCCGCCCCGCGCCGCTCCCACGTCTTCCTCGCGGCTGTACCTGCGGCTCGCGGTGGCCGCGTGCCTGCTGGCCCTGCTGGTGGCGGCGGCCCTGCAGCCGTCCGTGCAGCGGTTCGTGATGCAGGGCGCGGCGGCGCTGCTGTCCCATGATCCGGTCGTCACGCACCGCTGGGTGACGCAGTTCGGTCAGTGGGGTCCGGCCGTGCTGACGGCGTCGTTCGTGGTGCAGGCGGTGCTGCCGGTCCTGCCCGCGCTGGTGCTGGTACTGGTCACGCTGCTCGCGTACGGGCCGTTGTGGGGGTTCGTGATCGTGTACCTGGGCACGCTGCTGGGCGCGGCCGCCGGGTACGGGCTGGGGTACGCGGTGGGCGACCCGCTCATCCGGACGCTGGCGGGACGCCGCAACCGCGACCGGGCGCACGCTTTCGCGCATGCGCAGGGCGTGCGGGGCGTCCTGCTGGTGCGGCTGATGCCGGTCCTGAGTTCCGACGTGATGAACCTCGTGGCGGGCGCGACCCGCATGCCGTTCCTGCCGTTCATGCTCGCCACGGCGGGGGGCGCGCTGCCGGTCACGCTGATCATCACGTGGCTGGCGCACGTGACGCGCGGGGCGCCGGGGCGGCTCGCGCTGGGGCTGGGCGTGCTGTCGCTGGCGGTGGGCGCGGCGGCCCTGCTGCGGTTCCTGCTGCGTCGCCGCGCTCTGCCGTCCGGAGGGACAGTCACGAAAACCTGA
- a CDS encoding polyprenyl synthetase family protein → MRPELTDRIRHLLPAHSDRPEVNLLYRMMRDYPERGGKGIRSELLLLSAQAHGVQVGTPAWESALWLATTLELFQNWVLIHDDIADDSEERRGQPALHRTYGVPLALNAGDALHAYMWAALLQAGVPDAAPEILTMIHRTAEGQHVDLAWVEHREWNLQPSDYLEMVRLKTAYYTVVIPLRLGAVVAGRVPDARFEEAGVALGAAFQIRDDVLNLTGDAQSYGKEIAGDLLEGKRTLMVLDWLTCAAAEQREVFLHEMNRPRSEKRPDVIRQLLAWLLESGSVTRAQRTADELATRGLTLLTEALSGLPDPLAAGTIVTVAQGLANRHA, encoded by the coding sequence ATGCGTCCCGAACTGACCGACCGAATCCGTCACCTGCTGCCCGCGCACTCCGACCGCCCGGAAGTGAACCTGCTGTACCGCATGATGCGCGACTACCCGGAGCGCGGCGGCAAGGGCATCCGCAGCGAACTGCTGCTGCTGTCGGCGCAGGCGCACGGTGTGCAGGTCGGCACGCCCGCGTGGGAGTCGGCGCTGTGGCTCGCCACGACGCTCGAACTCTTCCAGAACTGGGTGCTGATTCACGACGACATCGCGGACGACTCCGAGGAACGCCGCGGCCAGCCCGCCCTGCACCGCACGTACGGCGTGCCGCTCGCCCTGAACGCCGGGGACGCCCTGCACGCGTACATGTGGGCGGCGCTGCTGCAGGCGGGCGTGCCGGACGCCGCGCCTGAGATCCTGACGATGATTCACCGCACGGCGGAGGGTCAGCACGTGGACCTCGCGTGGGTGGAGCACCGCGAGTGGAACCTGCAGCCGTCCGACTACCTGGAGATGGTGCGTCTCAAGACCGCGTACTACACGGTCGTCATTCCGCTGCGGCTGGGGGCGGTCGTGGCGGGCCGGGTGCCGGACGCGCGGTTCGAGGAGGCGGGCGTGGCGCTGGGCGCGGCCTTCCAGATCCGGGACGACGTGCTGAACCTGACGGGCGACGCGCAGTCGTACGGCAAGGAGATCGCGGGCGACCTGCTGGAAGGCAAGCGGACCCTGATGGTCCTCGACTGGCTGACCTGCGCGGCGGCCGAGCAGCGGGAGGTGTTCCTGCACGAGATGAACCGCCCGCGCAGCGAGAAACGCCCGGACGTGATCCGGCAGCTGCTGGCGTGGCTGCTGGAGAGCGGCAGCGTCACGCGGGCGCAGCGCACGGCGGACGAGCTCGCCACGCGCGGCCTGACGCTCCTCACGGAGGCGCTTTCCGGCCTGCCGGACCCGCTGGCGGCCGGCACCATCGTGACGGTCGCTCAGGGCCTCGCGAACCGGCACGCCTGA
- a CDS encoding C39 family peptidase, which translates to MKVRPSPLSLLRALLLGLSVGTPALAAPVPAHPVRASLAVGHVHQTYNNCGPASIVSVLSYYGIRADQSQLAQVLRPQGGYMLAGVIPPFVERYGLRATRFKNGSLENIRQLTAAGIPVIVLQWMNRVGGIPHFRVVRGYDDQTGLVWLSDPIYGPNVYVHYPDFERLWTLAGQEFVPVYRPSQTALVGRILNVRL; encoded by the coding sequence GTGAAGGTCCGCCCATCTCCCCTGTCCCTCCTGCGCGCGCTGCTGCTCGGCCTGAGTGTCGGCACGCCCGCGCTCGCCGCCCCGGTCCCGGCGCACCCGGTCCGTGCGTCCCTCGCGGTCGGGCACGTCCACCAGACGTACAACAACTGCGGCCCGGCCTCCATCGTGAGCGTCCTCAGCTACTACGGCATCCGCGCCGACCAGTCGCAGCTGGCCCAGGTCCTGCGCCCCCAGGGCGGGTACATGCTGGCGGGCGTCATCCCGCCGTTCGTGGAGCGCTACGGGCTGCGCGCCACGCGCTTCAAGAACGGCTCGCTGGAGAACATCCGTCAGCTGACGGCCGCCGGGATTCCCGTGATCGTGCTGCAGTGGATGAACCGCGTGGGCGGCATCCCGCACTTCCGCGTGGTGCGCGGCTACGACGACCAGACGGGTCTGGTGTGGCTGTCGGACCCCATCTACGGCCCGAACGTGTACGTGCACTACCCGGACTTCGAACGCCTGTGGACGCTGGCCGGACAGGAGTTCGTGCCGGTGTACCGCCCCTCCCAGACGGCGCTGGTGGGCCGCATCCTGAACGTGAGGCTCTGA
- the tsaB gene encoding tRNA (adenosine(37)-N6)-threonylcarbamoyltransferase complex dimerization subunit type 1 TsaB, translating into MNEPLTRPASIVLSIDTGTPHLALGLTHPGGRTDRVTEVGRAHAERLPGELEALFLEAGLPKRADLIVVGTGPGSYTGLRVGASYALGLGRAWGAPVVGVSTLEALTGRVDGTLAVSMDARKEQVYGAVFRVSGGVVVEELHAGAKYPLTEFERLAAGLPWHRDVQPDPQALARNGVAHGRGAWELSYL; encoded by the coding sequence ATGAACGAACCCCTGACCCGCCCGGCAAGCATCGTCCTGAGCATCGACACCGGCACCCCGCACCTTGCGCTGGGCCTCACGCACCCGGGCGGCCGCACGGACCGCGTGACGGAGGTGGGCCGCGCGCACGCCGAACGCCTGCCCGGCGAACTGGAGGCCCTGTTCCTGGAGGCGGGCCTGCCGAAACGCGCAGACCTGATCGTGGTCGGCACCGGGCCCGGCTCGTACACGGGCCTGCGCGTCGGCGCGAGCTACGCGCTCGGCCTGGGCCGCGCGTGGGGCGCGCCGGTGGTCGGCGTGTCCACCCTGGAGGCCCTGACGGGCCGCGTGGACGGGACGCTCGCCGTGTCGATGGACGCCCGCAAGGAACAGGTGTACGGCGCGGTGTTCCGCGTGTCGGGCGGCGTGGTCGTCGAGGAACTCCACGCGGGCGCGAAGTACCCGCTGACGGAGTTCGAGCGGCTCGCGGCGGGCCTCCCGTGGCACCGGGACGTGCAGCCGGACCCGCAGGCCCTCGCCCGCAACGGCGTCGCGCACGGGCGCGGCGCGTGGGAACTCTCGTATCTGTGA
- a CDS encoding alanyl-tRNA editing protein: MTLPPAPVPPTERLYWTRPEDRTFTARVMAVREGRVALDGTLFYPEGGGQPCDAGTLAWEGGTASVTDVQKDGQVIWHAVTGDGPPVGAQVTGTLDWARRYRHSQRHTGEHLLAQAFHRVSPAFAVRAVSMRGPECTLDLAGQPGASHVAAAQATLMEALRDGLTLETTMVPAAGLGAFPLRRPPQVDGTVRVVLYRDAAGEVWEASACGGTHLQAGAQVAPVVVLKTERLKGDLTRVTFMAGEEATLRLSGVYADAQALARTFSVGVERLPERVTDQAAQVQALTADVAALQRRVAALHLERAGWTPLPDATDVHGTLLQVEDDVLPALLDLASREAGRVTVAVSPNGRAGVASGSGAHPAGPLLKAFLTAGGGRGGGRPELAQGQTERPEDFMHAVRTWLHPVS; the protein is encoded by the coding sequence ATGACGCTGCCCCCTGCCCCCGTGCCGCCCACCGAACGCCTGTACTGGACCCGCCCGGAGGACCGGACCTTCACGGCTCGCGTGATGGCCGTGCGGGAGGGGCGCGTCGCGCTGGACGGAACGCTCTTCTATCCGGAGGGGGGCGGACAGCCGTGCGACGCGGGCACGCTCGCATGGGAAGGCGGGACAGCCAGCGTGACGGACGTGCAGAAGGACGGACAGGTCATCTGGCACGCCGTGACGGGCGACGGGCCGCCGGTGGGCGCGCAGGTGACGGGCACGCTCGACTGGGCGCGCCGCTACCGGCACAGTCAGCGGCACACGGGCGAACACCTGCTCGCGCAGGCCTTCCACCGCGTGAGTCCGGCGTTCGCGGTACGGGCCGTGAGCATGCGCGGCCCGGAATGCACGCTGGACCTGGCGGGGCAGCCGGGCGCGTCCCACGTCGCGGCGGCGCAGGCGACCCTGATGGAGGCGCTGCGGGACGGACTGACACTGGAGACGACCATGGTGCCTGCCGCCGGGCTGGGCGCGTTCCCGCTGCGCCGCCCGCCGCAGGTGGACGGCACGGTGCGCGTCGTGCTGTACCGGGACGCGGCAGGCGAGGTGTGGGAGGCGAGCGCGTGCGGCGGAACGCACCTGCAGGCGGGCGCGCAGGTCGCGCCGGTCGTGGTGCTGAAGACCGAGCGCCTGAAGGGCGACCTGACGCGCGTGACCTTCATGGCGGGCGAGGAGGCCACCCTGCGCCTGAGCGGCGTGTACGCGGACGCGCAGGCGCTCGCGCGCACCTTCTCGGTCGGGGTGGAGCGCCTGCCGGAACGCGTGACGGACCAGGCCGCGCAGGTGCAGGCCCTCACGGCGGACGTGGCGGCCCTGCAGCGGCGCGTGGCGGCCCTGCACCTGGAGCGGGCCGGGTGGACGCCCCTGCCGGACGCGACGGACGTGCACGGCACCCTGCTGCAGGTGGAGGACGACGTGCTGCCCGCCCTGCTGGACCTCGCGTCGCGCGAGGCGGGCCGCGTGACGGTCGCCGTCTCCCCGAACGGGCGCGCGGGCGTGGCGAGCGGCAGCGGCGCGCACCCCGCCGGACCGCTCCTGAAGGCCTTCCTGACTGCCGGGGGCGGGCGCGGCGGCGGGCGTCCCGAACTCGCGCAGGGACAGACGGAACGTCCGGAAGACTTCATGCACGCCGTCCGGACGTGGCTCCATCCCGTAAGCTGA
- a CDS encoding polyphosphate kinase 2 family protein — MKTSKYRVKGEKLKLSSFKTDETGKGSESEALERVQKRLPKIAALHERMYAEGKQSLLVVIQARDAGGKDGTVEHVLHGINPQHVVVTSFKVPSALEQAHDFLWRVHAHAPAAGMSAVFNRSHYEEVLVTRVHGQVSDEEAERRFEHIRAFEALLHDRGTRIVKLYLHISKDEQKERLQDRLDDPEKRWKFNVGDLKERALWDDYTRAYQDALAATSTRDAPWYVIPADHKWFRNDLVSQILLETLQDMDPQFPEPDFDPATISIK, encoded by the coding sequence ATGAAGACCAGCAAGTACCGCGTGAAGGGCGAAAAGCTGAAACTGTCGTCCTTCAAGACCGACGAGACCGGCAAGGGCAGCGAATCCGAAGCGCTCGAACGCGTGCAGAAGCGTCTCCCCAAGATCGCGGCGCTGCACGAACGCATGTACGCCGAAGGGAAACAGAGCCTCCTCGTGGTGATCCAGGCGCGCGACGCGGGCGGCAAGGACGGCACGGTCGAACACGTCCTGCACGGCATCAACCCGCAGCACGTCGTCGTCACGAGCTTCAAGGTGCCGTCCGCGCTGGAGCAGGCGCACGACTTCCTGTGGCGCGTCCACGCGCACGCGCCCGCCGCCGGGATGAGCGCCGTGTTCAACCGCTCGCACTACGAGGAGGTGCTCGTCACGCGCGTGCACGGCCAGGTGAGCGACGAGGAGGCCGAACGCCGGTTCGAGCACATCCGTGCCTTCGAGGCGCTGCTGCACGACCGAGGCACCCGCATCGTGAAACTGTACCTGCACATCAGCAAGGACGAGCAGAAGGAACGCCTGCAGGACCGCCTGGACGACCCGGAGAAACGCTGGAAGTTCAACGTCGGCGACCTCAAGGAACGCGCCCTGTGGGACGACTACACCCGCGCGTACCAGGACGCGCTCGCCGCGACCAGCACCAGGGACGCGCCCTGGTACGTGATTCCCGCCGATCACAAGTGGTTCCGCAACGACCTCGTCAGCCAGATCCTGCTGGAGACGCTGCAGGACATGGACCCGCAGTTTCCGGAGCCGGACTTCGACCCGGCCACCATCAGCATCAAGTGA
- a CDS encoding MDR family oxidoreductase — MTQSDVQVRALVLTQNEDKTVNAELRHDLTVQDLPEGEVLVAVEASSLNYKDGLAVLGRPGVVRRYPMVPGIDLAGSVVTSTDDRYRPGDPVLLTGWGVGEGHWGGYATHARVRADWLTHRPEGMTASTAMAVGTAGFTAMLSVMALEDHGLTPDMGEVVVTGASGGVGSVAVALLAARGWTVVASTGRTDEGDYLRALGASEIIGREVLSDLKRPLEKERFAAGIDSVGGSTLAGLLASTRRGGAVAACGLAQSSDLHTTVMPFILRGVSLLGIDSVMCPPDRRERAWARLNTELPQALLDTGVHTAPLADVQALAAQILAGQVRGRTVILP, encoded by the coding sequence ATGACACAATCCGACGTGCAGGTGCGCGCCCTGGTCCTCACCCAGAACGAAGACAAGACCGTGAACGCCGAACTGCGGCACGACCTGACCGTGCAGGACCTGCCGGAAGGCGAGGTGCTCGTCGCGGTTGAGGCGTCCAGCCTGAACTACAAGGACGGCCTCGCGGTCCTCGGGCGGCCCGGCGTGGTCCGCCGGTACCCGATGGTGCCCGGCATCGACCTCGCGGGCAGCGTCGTCACGTCCACCGACGACCGCTACCGGCCCGGCGATCCGGTCCTCCTGACCGGCTGGGGCGTCGGTGAGGGCCACTGGGGCGGGTACGCCACGCACGCCCGCGTCCGCGCGGACTGGCTCACGCACCGTCCGGAAGGCATGACGGCCAGCACCGCCATGGCCGTCGGCACCGCCGGCTTCACGGCCATGCTGAGCGTCATGGCGCTCGAAGACCACGGGCTCACGCCGGACATGGGCGAGGTCGTCGTGACCGGCGCGTCCGGCGGGGTCGGCAGCGTCGCCGTCGCGCTCCTCGCCGCGCGAGGCTGGACGGTCGTCGCGTCCACCGGCCGCACCGACGAGGGCGACTACCTGCGCGCCCTGGGCGCCAGCGAGATCATCGGACGCGAGGTGCTGAGCGACCTGAAACGCCCCCTCGAGAAGGAACGCTTCGCGGCGGGCATCGACTCGGTCGGCGGCAGCACCCTGGCGGGCCTGCTCGCCAGCACCCGCCGTGGCGGGGCCGTGGCGGCCTGCGGTCTCGCGCAAAGCAGCGACCTGCACACCACCGTCATGCCGTTCATCCTGCGCGGCGTCTCGCTGCTCGGCATCGACAGCGTCATGTGCCCCCCCGACCGCCGCGAGCGCGCATGGGCACGCCTGAACACCGAACTGCCGCAGGCGCTCCTCGACACGGGCGTCCACACCGCGCCCCTCGCGGACGTGCAGGCCCTCGCCGCGCAGATCCTCGCCGGGCAGGTCCGCGGCCGCACCGTCATCCTGCCCTGA
- a CDS encoding phytoene desaturase family protein, with translation MPSARVAVIGAGVSGLTLAALLAQRGHRVTVYERDRPGGKLRRETSGDLTFDTGPSLFTFPEVWRRVLARLGEKSDPLDLYPLPGGLGVHHTPHGPVPLPVPAGHALHAEWERYAAEVRPLRPHVLTLLTTPPSLTHPAFLRASAALLRVTGPHLTAGGWLRARIFPPALHHALAVHALNAGQGPDEGSVLYALLPALMADDVFRPWRGMGAVLDALLGYCAARGVQLRSGEPVTSLHALPDHDLTVSAVDPARVTALRGLPVPRGPLSVSGLALYAPLPDALHGRLPATSVVTPDDYPAFAAAMRARALPPSTLALVHADPQSGTGRAGRLALLLTVPPTGRDLPVTHPWVQSQLRRVAAALGTDPVTLLPAPGPLISLGPQHYAQGGAPGGAIYGTALPAWRSGPLHPQPYRLTSTLWQVGTGVHPGGGLPAVLGSALIVDTLLRTHGH, from the coding sequence GTGCCGTCCGCGCGGGTCGCGGTGATCGGGGCGGGCGTGTCGGGCCTCACGCTCGCCGCGCTCCTCGCGCAGCGGGGGCACCGCGTCACCGTGTACGAACGCGACCGGCCCGGCGGCAAGCTGCGGCGCGAGACGAGCGGCGACCTGACCTTCGACACCGGCCCGAGCCTCTTCACGTTCCCGGAGGTGTGGCGGCGCGTCCTCGCGCGGCTCGGCGAGAAGAGCGACCCGCTCGACCTGTACCCCCTGCCGGGCGGGCTGGGCGTGCACCACACGCCGCACGGCCCCGTGCCGCTGCCCGTCCCGGCCGGGCACGCCCTGCACGCCGAGTGGGAGCGGTACGCGGCCGAGGTGCGCCCCCTGCGGCCTCACGTGCTGACGCTCCTCACCACGCCGCCCTCCCTGACCCACCCGGCCTTCCTGCGCGCGAGCGCAGCCCTGCTGCGCGTGACGGGACCGCACCTCACGGCGGGCGGCTGGCTGCGCGCCCGTATCTTCCCGCCCGCCCTGCACCACGCGCTCGCCGTGCACGCCCTGAACGCCGGGCAGGGGCCGGACGAGGGCAGCGTCCTGTACGCCCTGCTGCCCGCCCTGATGGCGGACGACGTGTTCCGGCCATGGCGCGGCATGGGTGCCGTGCTGGACGCCCTGCTCGGGTACTGCGCCGCGCGGGGGGTGCAGCTGCGCTCGGGCGAACCCGTCACGTCCCTGCACGCCCTGCCGGATCACGACCTGACCGTGAGCGCCGTGGACCCCGCCCGCGTCACCGCCCTGCGCGGCCTGCCGGTCCCACGCGGGCCGCTGAGCGTGTCGGGCCTCGCGCTGTACGCGCCACTCCCCGACGCCCTGCACGGCCGCCTGCCCGCCACGAGCGTCGTCACGCCGGACGACTACCCCGCCTTCGCCGCCGCGATGCGCGCACGTGCACTGCCGCCCAGCACGCTCGCCCTCGTGCACGCCGACCCGCAGTCGGGAACCGGTCGTGCCGGGAGGCTCGCGCTGCTCCTCACCGTCCCCCCGACCGGCCGCGACCTGCCCGTCACGCACCCCTGGGTGCAGAGCCAGCTGCGGCGCGTCGCGGCCGCACTCGGCACGGACCCCGTCACGCTCCTCCCCGCGCCCGGCCCCCTGATCTCCCTCGGCCCGCAGCACTACGCGCAGGGCGGCGCCCCGGGCGGCGCGATCTACGGCACGGCCCTCCCCGCGTGGCGCTCCGGGCCGCTGCACCCGCAACCGTACCGCCTCACGTCCACCCTCTGGCAGGTCGGAACGGGCGTCCACCCCGGCGGTGGCCTGCCCGCCGTGCTCGGCAGCGCCCTCATCGTGGACACCCTGCTGCGCACGCACGGACACTGA
- a CDS encoding UbiA family prenyltransferase, whose amino-acid sequence MNGQPPTTSTRPARAPGAAGGFGLGVGRVLLVSRPALWVNTVGVLVTGVWLTGELFSASPALWALLAYLTLPFNLLIYGLNDLSDRAEDALSVRKGGWQGARLRDGEAGSLLGWTLALNVPFLLLLAALLPAGALAVLLLSAALFAGYSVPPLRFKARVLLDGLSNVAYALPLVLPALTLHRPVPWLALLALCAYSVGKHAFDAAQDVDGDREAGLVTTAVRLGVPGTARYALAWFVLAAALLWPLSRLSAAALLLVCGGMAVWLLRRPDVRTAARLYPLSILSPWVVGGVSGVQLVYLLVRGTF is encoded by the coding sequence ATGAACGGCCAGCCTCCCACCACGTCCACCCGTCCGGCGCGCGCTCCGGGCGCGGCCGGGGGGTTCGGGCTGGGGGTGGGGCGCGTGCTGCTGGTGAGTCGGCCCGCCCTGTGGGTGAACACGGTGGGCGTCCTCGTGACGGGCGTGTGGCTGACGGGTGAACTCTTCAGCGCGAGTCCGGCCCTGTGGGCGCTGCTCGCGTACCTGACGCTGCCGTTCAACCTGCTGATCTACGGCCTGAACGACCTGTCGGACCGCGCCGAGGACGCCCTGAGCGTCCGCAAGGGCGGCTGGCAGGGGGCGCGCCTGCGGGACGGGGAGGCCGGGTCGCTGCTCGGGTGGACCTTGGCGCTCAACGTGCCGTTCCTGCTGCTGCTGGCGGCGCTGCTGCCCGCAGGGGCCCTGGCGGTGCTGCTGCTGAGCGCGGCGCTGTTCGCGGGGTACAGCGTGCCGCCGCTGCGCTTCAAGGCGCGGGTGCTGCTGGACGGCCTGTCGAACGTGGCGTACGCGCTGCCGCTGGTGCTGCCCGCCCTGACGCTGCACCGCCCGGTGCCGTGGCTGGCGCTGCTGGCCCTGTGCGCGTACTCGGTCGGGAAGCACGCCTTCGACGCGGCGCAGGACGTGGACGGGGACCGGGAGGCGGGCCTCGTCACGACGGCCGTGCGCCTGGGCGTGCCGGGCACGGCCCGCTACGCCCTCGCGTGGTTCGTGCTTGCGGCCGCCCTCCTGTGGCCCCTCAGCCGCCTGAGCGCGGCCGCGCTGCTCCTCGTTTGCGGCGGGATGGCCGTGTGGCTCCTGCGGCGCCCGGACGTGCGGACGGCGGCGCGCCTGTACCCGCTCAGCATCCTGAGTCCCTGGGTGGTGGGCGGCGTGAGCGGCGTGCAGCTGGTGTACCTGCTCGTGCGCGGGACGTTCTGA
- a CDS encoding magnesium transporter CorA family protein has protein sequence MLTYYRSIGGKLNIVDKYMDGCWVDVQRPTAEELAVVSRETGIEIDYLSYPLDPDERSRFEREDEQLLIIMQTSYRLGEESDIPFDTVPLGIMHTDHCLVTVCAQENPVVRDIVSGLMKTVHTAKKNRLTLQLFLRNAQRFLIDVRQINKQVDRAEDRLESSTQNKELLELLRLEKSLVYFMTALKANELMMERVKRDRIFEMYEEDADLLDDVLIENLQAIEMVGIASNILTSMSGTFASVINNNVNQVVKLLTVTTILVAIPTLITGIFGMNVPIPFQSHPYMFAVVMGLMVAVSGLLAFLFYRWRLF, from the coding sequence GTGCTGACGTATTACCGCAGCATCGGCGGCAAACTGAACATCGTCGACAAGTACATGGACGGCTGCTGGGTGGACGTGCAGCGTCCCACGGCCGAGGAGCTCGCGGTGGTGAGCCGCGAGACCGGCATCGAGATCGATTACCTGAGTTACCCGCTCGACCCGGATGAGCGTTCCCGTTTCGAGCGGGAGGACGAGCAGCTGCTGATCATCATGCAGACCAGCTACCGGCTGGGGGAGGAGTCGGACATTCCGTTCGACACGGTGCCGCTGGGCATCATGCACACGGACCACTGTCTGGTGACGGTGTGCGCGCAGGAGAACCCGGTGGTGCGCGACATCGTGTCGGGCCTGATGAAGACGGTGCACACCGCGAAGAAGAACCGCCTGACACTGCAGCTGTTCCTGCGGAACGCGCAGCGGTTCCTGATCGACGTGCGGCAGATCAACAAGCAGGTGGACCGTGCGGAGGACCGGCTGGAGTCCAGCACGCAGAACAAGGAGCTGCTGGAGCTGCTGCGGCTGGAGAAGTCGCTCGTGTACTTCATGACGGCCCTCAAGGCGAACGAGCTGATGATGGAGCGCGTGAAGCGCGACCGGATCTTCGAGATGTACGAGGAGGACGCGGACCTGCTGGACGACGTGCTGATCGAGAACCTTCAGGCGATCGAGATGGTGGGCATCGCCAGCAACATCCTGACGAGCATGAGCGGGACGTTCGCGAGCGTCATCAACAACAACGTCAATCAGGTCGTGAAGCTGCTGACCGTGACGACGATTCTCGTGGCGATCCCGACGCTCATCACCGGCATCTTCGGGATGAACGTGCCGATCCCGTTCCAGTCGCACCCGTACATGTTCGCGGTGGTGATGGGCCTGATGGTGGCGGTGAGTGGGCTGCTGGCGTTCCTGTTCTACCGCTGGCGCCTGTTCTGA